The Cyclobacteriaceae bacterium genome includes a region encoding these proteins:
- the uvrA gene encoding excinuclease ABC subunit UvrA: MSTPTKDSYLDDLDPKKFIIIKRARVNNLNNLSVAIPRNKLVVVTGLSGSGKSSLAFDTLFAEGQRMYVESLSSYARQFLGRMEKPDVDYIKGVSPAIAIEQKVNTRNPRSTVGTTTEVYDYLKLLFARIGKTYSPISGREVKRDTVSDVIDVINKQKEGTRIMIACPLKIQKGRKLEDELNLLLSKGFARVLINGEMQFIEDLLAPAPAIKGEPKKKKAKTEGDLEVLIDRAAVNAGDEDLTFRLSDSVQTAFFEGHGDCHVYIDGKDMLKFSDRFELDGMTFTEPSVNFFSFNNPFGACQTCEGFGKVLGIDEDLVIPDKSLSLYEGAIAPWRTETMGEFQKPWLKAGIKFDFPIHRPYNELSQEERDLLWNGNKDLEGVHAFFKYLESKTYKIQYRVLLSRYRGRTTCPDCRGTRLRKDAQYVKIADTSITDLVLLPIEDALAFFQTLKIETYDQKVADRILTEIKYRLGYMEKVGLGYLTLNRLTNSLSGGEFQRIKLATSLGSALVGSMYILDEPSIGLHPKDTARMVEVLKSLRDLGNSVIVVEHEEEIMRAADQIIDIGPDAGTHGGHLVFQGTINEITSKTATHTADYLSGKEKIAVPKIRRKWKDSVTVSGARENNLKNLKVKFPLGALTVITGISGSGKSTLVKKILYPALGRMNGSVAESPGKYDKLEGDVLKITQVEYVDQNPIGKSSRSNPISYVKAYDTIRQLYSDQALAKQRGYKPSHFSFNVDGGRCENCEGEGEIKVEMQFMADIFLKCEVCNGKRFKQEILEVEYNGKNISDILDMTVEEAQGFFADKKPIFEKIQPLFHVGLGYVKLGQSSNSLSGGEAQRVKLASFLGKNSPDGHILFIFDEPTTGLHFHDISKLLTAINALVDQGHSVIIIEHNMEIIKCADWIIDMGPEAGDKKGGYVVFEGTPEDMAKKGKGYTAEYLKLKL; this comes from the coding sequence ATGAGCACACCCACAAAAGATTCATATTTAGACGATCTCGATCCCAAGAAGTTCATCATCATCAAGCGCGCAAGGGTCAACAACCTGAACAACCTCAGTGTAGCCATACCTCGTAATAAGCTTGTTGTGGTCACCGGACTTTCTGGTTCTGGAAAATCCTCTCTGGCGTTTGATACTCTTTTCGCGGAAGGACAACGTATGTATGTTGAGAGTCTTAGCTCTTATGCGCGACAATTTCTGGGGCGCATGGAAAAACCAGATGTGGACTACATCAAAGGTGTTTCTCCCGCGATTGCAATTGAACAAAAAGTAAATACCCGTAATCCCAGATCTACCGTCGGAACTACAACCGAGGTCTATGATTATCTGAAGCTTCTTTTTGCCCGTATCGGGAAAACATATTCTCCCATTAGTGGCCGTGAAGTAAAACGTGATACTGTTTCTGATGTGATCGATGTGATCAACAAACAAAAGGAAGGCACGCGTATCATGATTGCCTGTCCTTTGAAAATTCAAAAAGGGCGCAAGCTCGAGGATGAATTGAATTTGTTGTTAAGCAAGGGCTTCGCTCGTGTCTTAATAAATGGTGAAATGCAATTCATTGAAGACTTGCTCGCTCCAGCTCCGGCAATAAAAGGTGAGCCCAAAAAGAAAAAGGCTAAAACAGAGGGTGATCTTGAGGTTCTCATCGATCGCGCTGCTGTGAATGCTGGCGACGAGGATCTTACCTTCCGGCTTTCTGATTCCGTTCAAACTGCATTCTTTGAAGGTCATGGTGATTGTCATGTCTACATCGACGGAAAAGATATGCTTAAGTTTTCCGACAGGTTCGAACTGGATGGAATGACTTTCACAGAACCATCTGTTAATTTCTTTAGCTTTAATAATCCTTTTGGTGCCTGTCAAACTTGCGAAGGCTTTGGAAAAGTCTTAGGCATTGATGAAGATCTCGTAATACCTGATAAGAGTTTATCATTGTATGAAGGTGCCATTGCTCCATGGAGAACGGAAACGATGGGTGAATTTCAAAAGCCCTGGCTAAAAGCAGGAATCAAATTCGACTTCCCAATTCATCGTCCTTACAATGAACTATCTCAGGAAGAGCGTGATCTTCTTTGGAATGGAAATAAAGATCTTGAAGGCGTTCATGCTTTCTTTAAATACCTCGAATCCAAAACTTATAAAATTCAATATCGTGTTTTACTTTCACGATATCGCGGAAGGACAACATGTCCTGACTGCAGAGGAACAAGACTTCGTAAAGATGCTCAGTATGTAAAAATCGCTGACACATCCATTACTGATCTGGTCTTGTTGCCAATTGAAGACGCTCTCGCATTCTTTCAGACTTTAAAAATCGAAACGTACGATCAAAAAGTAGCCGATCGTATCCTTACAGAGATCAAGTATCGACTTGGTTACATGGAGAAGGTTGGATTGGGGTACCTCACGTTAAATCGTCTTACAAATTCATTATCAGGAGGAGAATTTCAGCGCATCAAACTTGCGACTTCTCTCGGAAGTGCATTGGTTGGCTCCATGTATATCCTTGATGAACCCAGCATCGGTCTTCATCCAAAAGACACTGCCCGAATGGTAGAAGTGCTGAAATCACTGCGGGATCTTGGTAATTCGGTCATCGTTGTGGAGCATGAAGAAGAGATCATGCGTGCCGCAGATCAGATCATTGACATCGGTCCGGATGCCGGTACTCATGGTGGGCATCTTGTTTTCCAGGGAACCATCAACGAGATCACATCAAAGACAGCAACACACACTGCAGATTACCTGAGTGGAAAGGAAAAGATTGCCGTTCCTAAAATCAGAAGAAAGTGGAAGGACTCAGTAACTGTCAGTGGTGCACGCGAGAATAATCTCAAAAATCTTAAGGTAAAATTTCCATTAGGTGCTTTGACAGTGATCACTGGTATCAGTGGTTCTGGTAAGTCAACACTCGTTAAGAAAATTCTTTATCCTGCTTTGGGTCGGATGAATGGTTCCGTTGCTGAAAGCCCGGGTAAATATGATAAGCTCGAAGGGGATGTATTGAAGATCACGCAGGTGGAGTATGTGGATCAGAATCCAATTGGAAAATCTTCCCGCTCTAACCCCATCAGTTATGTGAAAGCTTATGATACAATCCGTCAATTGTATTCAGATCAGGCTTTGGCAAAACAACGTGGTTACAAGCCGTCTCATTTTTCATTCAATGTTGACGGCGGTCGCTGTGAGAATTGTGAAGGCGAAGGTGAGATCAAAGTCGAGATGCAGTTCATGGCAGACATTTTCCTTAAATGTGAAGTCTGTAATGGTAAACGTTTCAAGCAGGAAATTCTTGAAGTTGAATACAACGGCAAGAACATTTCGGATATTCTGGACATGACCGTTGAAGAAGCTCAGGGATTTTTTGCTGATAAAAAACCAATTTTTGAAAAGATCCAGCCCCTTTTTCATGTTGGATTAGGATATGTCAAGCTTGGACAATCCTCAAACTCATTGAGTGGTGGTGAAGCGCAGCGCGTGAAGCTTGCATCGTTCTTAGGAAAAAATTCTCCTGACGGTCATATCCTTTTCATCTTTGATGAGCCGACAACAGGCTTACATTTTCATGATATCTCAAAACTCCTGACGGCAATCAACGCATTGGTAGATCAGGGGCATTCGGTTATTATCATCGAACACAATATGGAGATCATCAAGTGCGCAGACTGGATCATTGATATGGGGCCTGAAGCAGGTGATAAAAAAGGCGGGTATGTTGTATTTGAAGGAACACCCGAAGATATGGCAAAGAAGGGAAAAGGTTATACAGCCGAATATCTCAAGCTAAAGCTCTGA
- a CDS encoding sigma-70 family RNA polymerase sigma factor, which produces MIDNRSSDSQLVSLYQQGNEEAFAVLLHRHKSRIYTAIYFIVKDRYKAEDLLQETFIKAVNTIKGGRYNEEGKFLPWLSRIAHNLAIDAFRRNRRYPEIVLEDGSGVFNSMEFAEDSAEEKQITQDTQTRLRDFIKELPTEQKQVLIMRHYMDMSFQDIADKTGVSINTALGRMRYALINLRKKMTKTQYAYDQNVYPKRPDQVYLPRDHRGGSTGD; this is translated from the coding sequence ATGATAGACAATCGATCCAGCGACAGCCAATTGGTATCGCTTTATCAGCAAGGTAACGAAGAGGCTTTCGCAGTGCTCCTCCATCGTCACAAATCGCGCATTTATACGGCTATTTACTTTATAGTAAAAGATCGTTACAAAGCAGAAGATCTGCTTCAGGAAACCTTTATCAAAGCCGTTAACACCATCAAGGGTGGACGCTATAATGAGGAAGGCAAATTTCTGCCGTGGCTAAGCCGCATCGCTCACAATCTTGCCATCGACGCATTCAGAAGGAACCGCCGGTATCCTGAGATCGTCCTGGAAGATGGAAGCGGTGTGTTTAATTCCATGGAGTTTGCAGAAGACTCTGCTGAAGAAAAACAAATCACTCAGGACACCCAAACACGCCTGCGTGATTTTATTAAGGAGCTGCCCACTGAGCAGAAGCAAGTACTGATCATGCGCCATTATATGGATATGAGCTTTCAGGACATTGCTGACAAGACAGGTGTAAGTATCAACACTGCACTGGGCCGCATGCGTTATGCACTCATCAACTTGAGGAAGAAAATGACAAAAACCCAATATGCCTATGACCAAAACGTTTACCCAAAACGACCTGATCAGGTTTATTTACCAAGAGACCACAGAGGAGGAAGCACTGGAGATTAA
- a CDS encoding GHKL domain-containing protein, with the protein MEATHILEKLKAVPEFKTVPESQLQWLSEKGILNTFQDSVKVFAKGDKIIGFNIVFKGGVNLKYIQAGSLRDLGTYEPGEILGRLPYSRMGLAAGEGFAVGETILFFLHQDLFQELVTNCYEITEALVHNMTDRVRDFTKQQQQNDKMMALGKLSAGLAHELNNPSAAVVRSAQELRRHLSNVPQKFKRVIKIKSTDELVDKLNEFLYSKIELCKDKPLSLKAKTALEDEIYEWMDENGIKDTDGIIETFADYGLGKVELEQVKSWLRPEDKEAVIGWINQVMNTEKLVSDIEEAARRINTLVSSVKGYTHMDQASVKQPVDIHLGILNTLTMLNHKLKKNNIKLIENFQSDLPQAKILVSEMNQVWTNVIDNAIDAMEDRLNSTLEIKTKKDREFIVVNIIDNGPGIPKDIQDKIFDPFFTTKPVGKGTGLGLEVVQQIINQHNGKVTVTSEAGKTDFEICFPIAG; encoded by the coding sequence ATGGAGGCCACACACATTCTGGAAAAATTAAAAGCCGTACCTGAATTTAAAACGGTTCCCGAATCGCAACTTCAATGGCTCTCAGAAAAGGGGATACTCAACACATTTCAGGATAGTGTTAAAGTATTTGCAAAAGGAGATAAGATTATCGGTTTTAACATAGTTTTTAAGGGTGGTGTTAATCTTAAATACATTCAGGCAGGAAGTCTGAGGGATTTAGGAACATATGAACCGGGAGAAATTCTTGGAAGGTTACCGTATTCACGAATGGGACTTGCGGCAGGTGAGGGGTTTGCTGTCGGTGAAACAATTCTTTTCTTTTTACATCAGGATCTTTTTCAGGAGTTGGTTACCAATTGTTACGAAATCACAGAAGCGCTTGTACATAACATGACCGATCGCGTCAGAGACTTTACAAAACAGCAGCAACAGAATGACAAGATGATGGCGCTGGGAAAACTTTCCGCTGGACTAGCGCATGAATTGAATAACCCGTCCGCGGCAGTTGTCAGAAGCGCACAGGAATTAAGACGACATCTCTCAAATGTTCCTCAAAAATTTAAAAGAGTTATTAAAATCAAATCTACTGATGAACTGGTTGATAAGCTGAATGAATTTCTGTATTCTAAAATCGAACTCTGCAAAGACAAACCTCTTTCCCTTAAAGCAAAGACTGCTTTGGAAGACGAGATTTATGAGTGGATGGATGAAAATGGAATTAAAGATACAGATGGAATCATTGAAACCTTTGCTGACTATGGCTTGGGAAAAGTGGAGCTTGAGCAAGTAAAATCCTGGTTGCGACCTGAAGACAAAGAAGCCGTTATCGGCTGGATCAATCAGGTGATGAATACTGAGAAGCTTGTAAGTGATATCGAAGAAGCAGCCAGGAGAATTAATACACTTGTTTCTTCGGTGAAGGGCTACACTCATATGGATCAGGCTTCGGTCAAACAGCCTGTAGATATTCATCTGGGAATTCTCAACACGTTGACAATGCTGAATCACAAGTTGAAAAAGAATAACATCAAGCTGATTGAAAATTTTCAGAGCGATCTTCCTCAGGCAAAAATACTGGTCAGTGAGATGAATCAGGTGTGGACCAACGTTATCGATAATGCCATTGATGCAATGGAAGATCGTCTGAACAGTACCCTTGAAATCAAAACGAAAAAAGACCGTGAATTTATAGTTGTGAATATTATTGATAATGGGCCTGGAATTCCAAAAGACATTCAGGATAAAATATTTGATCCCTTCTTTACAACGAAGCCTGTCGGCAAAGGAACGGGACTTGGACTGGAGGTCGTTCAACAGATCATTAATCAGCACAATGGCAAAGTCACGGTAACATCAGAAGCAGGGAAAACTGATTTTGAAATTTGTTTTCCTATCGCTGGTTAA
- a CDS encoding FAD-dependent oxidoreductase, whose amino-acid sequence MNKPIILIVDDDPQVLRAVVRDVRNQFGKEYRLMSTNSAKEALETLTDLKNKNETVALFLSDQRMPEMLGVEFLQQAKEIFPDAKRILLTAYSDTEAAIRAINDVQLDYYLMKPWDPPEEKLYPALNEQLDEWQSQYTPLFQGIRIVGYQWSPRSHQVKDFLSGNLIPYQWLDIESNDAGRELMELNKIDRASLPVVFFEDGSFLLNPNLQEVGSKTGMRSKASKTMYDVAIIGAGPSGLAAGVYGASEGLNTTLIEKRAPGGQAGTSSRIENYLGFPNGLSGAELSRRAISQASRFGAELLSPQEVVDISIKDNYKIITLADGSVINAKSVIITTGVDYRSLEATDVEKYTGAGIYYGASTTEAHACKNCDVYIVGGGNSAGQSAMYLANFAANVYIVVRKPDLSSTMSQYLIDQIKGTPNIHLMGETIVGQVFGNEKLEEICLENLATKERKQVKASALFIFIGAKPVTDWIKLDIIKDDKGFIETGRDLLKYDSFKKSWKLEREPFLLETCSPGIFAAGDVRAGAMNRVASAVGEGAMAIKFVHEYLAEN is encoded by the coding sequence ATGAACAAACCAATCATATTAATAGTTGACGATGATCCGCAGGTACTTCGGGCGGTCGTGCGTGACGTAAGAAATCAATTTGGGAAAGAGTACAGACTCATGAGCACCAATTCCGCAAAGGAGGCGCTTGAGACCCTCACGGATTTGAAAAATAAAAATGAAACTGTAGCTCTTTTTCTTTCAGATCAGCGCATGCCAGAAATGCTGGGAGTAGAATTTTTACAACAGGCAAAGGAGATTTTCCCTGATGCCAAACGAATTCTTCTCACTGCTTATTCTGACACAGAAGCAGCCATCAGGGCCATCAATGATGTACAACTGGATTATTATCTGATGAAGCCATGGGATCCACCGGAAGAGAAATTATATCCGGCGCTTAATGAACAGCTGGATGAATGGCAAAGTCAATACACGCCTCTTTTTCAGGGGATTCGTATCGTTGGATATCAATGGTCACCACGCTCCCATCAGGTGAAAGATTTTCTTTCCGGGAATTTAATTCCGTATCAATGGTTAGACATTGAATCCAATGATGCAGGAAGAGAGTTGATGGAATTAAACAAGATCGATCGCGCATCATTGCCTGTCGTCTTTTTTGAAGACGGATCTTTCTTACTGAATCCCAACCTTCAGGAAGTTGGCAGTAAAACGGGAATGCGATCCAAAGCTTCCAAGACAATGTATGATGTTGCCATTATTGGGGCAGGTCCTTCAGGCTTGGCGGCCGGAGTGTATGGAGCTTCAGAAGGACTCAATACAACACTCATTGAAAAACGTGCCCCGGGCGGACAAGCAGGAACCAGTTCAAGGATTGAGAATTATCTGGGCTTTCCAAATGGATTGAGCGGTGCTGAGCTTTCACGAAGAGCTATCTCACAGGCATCACGATTTGGCGCTGAACTTTTATCTCCACAAGAGGTAGTAGATATATCGATCAAAGACAATTATAAGATTATTACGCTGGCCGATGGCAGTGTCATCAATGCTAAGAGTGTCATCATCACTACAGGAGTTGATTACCGCTCACTTGAGGCGACGGATGTAGAAAAGTATACGGGTGCTGGAATTTACTATGGAGCATCAACAACAGAAGCACATGCGTGTAAAAACTGTGATGTGTACATTGTTGGTGGAGGAAACTCAGCAGGACAGTCTGCCATGTATCTTGCCAACTTTGCTGCAAATGTTTATATCGTTGTTCGAAAGCCAGATCTCTCCTCTACCATGTCTCAGTATTTGATTGATCAGATCAAAGGTACACCTAACATTCACCTGATGGGTGAAACAATTGTGGGACAGGTTTTTGGAAATGAAAAACTGGAAGAAATCTGTCTTGAGAATCTTGCTACCAAAGAACGTAAGCAAGTAAAGGCATCAGCACTCTTCATTTTTATTGGGGCAAAACCTGTTACCGACTGGATCAAGCTTGACATCATTAAGGATGACAAAGGCTTCATAGAAACAGGAAGGGATCTTTTAAAATATGATTCGTTTAAGAAGTCATGGAAGCTTGAACGGGAGCCTTTCCTTCTGGAAACGTGTAGTCCAGGAATTTTTGCTGCCGGAGACGTTCGTGCAGGCGCTATGAATCGTGTTGCATCAGCAGTAGGGGAAGGAGCCATGGCCATCAAATTTGTTCATGAATATCTTGCTGAGAATTAA
- a CDS encoding UBP-type zinc finger domain-containing protein, translating into MKEGVCNHLQNLEIILTEKKHECDECVKTGDRWLHLRTCQTCGTTLCCDSSPNKHASRHAAKANHPVAISSEPGERWAWCYVDEQIVEY; encoded by the coding sequence ATGAAAGAAGGAGTTTGCAATCATCTACAAAACCTCGAAATTATTCTTACAGAAAAAAAACATGAGTGTGACGAATGTGTGAAGACCGGAGACCGATGGCTTCATCTTCGCACTTGTCAGACTTGCGGAACAACTCTATGCTGTGACTCATCTCCAAATAAACATGCATCCAGGCATGCGGCTAAGGCGAATCATCCTGTTGCTATTTCTTCCGAGCCGGGAGAACGATGGGCCTGGTGCTATGTTGATGAGCAAATAGTGGAGTACTAA
- a CDS encoding ABC transporter permease subunit: protein MKNILIFIFLFTGFSTYSQNITVGAKHFNEGYILSEIISQLLEDNGFKVKRVYNLGGTLVCFEALKNGAIDVYPEYTGTIASEILSAGAKIPNEEISKQLHSTFKMEMSGSFGFSNSYGLVVLRTVALDRKLALISDLKDHPEITIGLSYEFLKRQDGWDNLAKVYQLPLRPTGLEHGLAYEALRNKKIDVTDAYTTDGEISRDNLVVLEDDLSFFPSYEAVALHSENIDRKAKTILSKLEGSLSEESIQQLNAAVLFEKKSFAEVAHSFLTSHKLVSAETETSNVSTWNEILSKTGTHLALTFLALLLAIIVAIPLGISIYWNPSISKPILYFVSLLQTIPSIALLAITIPLLGIGLLPALVALFLYALLPILRNTITGLQTVDPLLKKVSEGMGLTRRQQLLWIEFPLASPVILSGIRTASVINVGTATLAAFIGAGGLGEFIVTGLALNNTQLILQGAIPAAMLAIMMELLFELIGWWLIPKHLRSNAG, encoded by the coding sequence ATGAAAAATATTCTGATTTTCATCTTTCTCTTTACAGGGTTCTCTACTTACTCGCAGAATATTACAGTAGGCGCTAAGCACTTCAATGAAGGATACATTTTAAGTGAGATCATTTCCCAATTGCTTGAGGATAATGGATTCAAAGTAAAAAGAGTTTACAATCTTGGTGGAACACTCGTCTGTTTTGAAGCATTAAAGAATGGAGCCATCGACGTTTATCCTGAATATACCGGCACTATCGCATCTGAAATTCTTTCGGCTGGAGCAAAGATTCCAAACGAAGAAATCAGCAAGCAGCTTCACTCCACTTTTAAAATGGAAATGTCCGGATCTTTTGGATTTAGCAATTCATATGGCCTGGTAGTGTTGCGTACGGTAGCCCTTGACAGGAAGCTTGCCCTTATCTCAGATCTTAAGGATCATCCTGAAATAACGATCGGCTTAAGCTATGAATTTTTAAAACGTCAGGATGGATGGGACAACCTTGCCAAAGTTTACCAGCTTCCACTCCGCCCCACAGGATTGGAGCATGGCTTGGCCTATGAAGCATTGCGTAATAAAAAAATTGATGTCACTGATGCATATACTACAGATGGAGAAATTTCAAGAGATAACCTCGTAGTACTTGAAGACGATCTCAGCTTCTTTCCATCGTATGAAGCTGTAGCACTTCATTCAGAAAATATTGACCGAAAGGCAAAAACAATTTTGAGCAAACTGGAAGGAAGCTTAAGCGAAGAAAGTATTCAACAATTGAATGCGGCTGTATTATTTGAAAAGAAAAGCTTTGCGGAAGTCGCGCATTCATTTCTTACAAGCCATAAGCTGGTATCAGCTGAAACTGAAACTTCCAATGTTTCAACCTGGAACGAAATCCTTTCAAAGACAGGAACACATCTTGCACTTACATTTCTGGCGTTGCTCCTGGCGATCATCGTTGCCATTCCACTCGGAATTTCTATCTATTGGAATCCGTCGATCTCAAAGCCAATCTTGTATTTTGTAAGTCTATTGCAAACCATTCCAAGCATCGCACTGCTTGCAATCACTATTCCTCTTTTGGGGATTGGCCTTCTTCCTGCATTGGTAGCTCTCTTTCTCTATGCTTTGCTTCCAATCTTGCGAAATACGATCACCGGATTGCAGACAGTCGATCCGCTATTAAAAAAGGTTTCTGAAGGAATGGGACTTACTCGCCGTCAGCAACTTCTTTGGATAGAATTCCCTCTTGCAAGTCCGGTGATCCTAAGCGGAATCCGGACTGCTTCTGTTATTAATGTTGGTACAGCTACACTAGCAGCATTTATTGGAGCAGGGGGATTAGGGGAATTTATTGTGACAGGATTAGCATTAAACAATACCCAGTTGATTCTTCAGGGAGCGATTCCCGCAGCAATGCTGGCCATTATGATGGAACTTCTATTCGAACTTATTGGGTGGTGGTTAATTCCAAAACATCTTCGCTCAAATGCTGGTTGA
- a CDS encoding ATP-binding cassette domain-containing protein, whose protein sequence is MDPIKLHNLSHQIGNRTILSNLSIDFPENKVIAIIGKSGSGKSTLIKMINGLLKPTKGDVSVFEQKINYQDLQSLRRKIGYVVQGVGLFPHLTIEENILLTGKAHSPRQLTDSKRLYELMNLVGLSDHLYKKFPHELSGGEQQRAGICRALFLDPFILLMDEPFGSLDPSTRFDIHEEFLRLQNTAPRTVLMVTHDMREAKKLADRILVIHAGTIQQFGPASEIFDHPATSVVEELITESEL, encoded by the coding sequence ATGGATCCAATCAAACTCCACAACCTTTCTCATCAAATTGGCAATCGGACCATTCTCAGTAATTTGTCTATCGATTTTCCTGAAAATAAAGTCATCGCCATTATTGGAAAAAGCGGGAGTGGAAAATCAACGCTCATCAAAATGATCAATGGGCTGTTAAAGCCAACAAAAGGAGATGTCTCTGTATTTGAACAAAAGATAAATTACCAGGATCTCCAATCTTTGAGAAGAAAGATTGGCTATGTCGTTCAGGGGGTAGGGCTCTTTCCTCATTTAACGATTGAGGAGAATATTCTATTGACGGGCAAGGCACATTCACCGCGGCAATTAACCGATAGCAAAAGACTTTATGAGTTAATGAATCTTGTCGGCCTGTCGGATCATCTCTATAAAAAATTTCCTCATGAGCTTTCCGGTGGAGAGCAACAACGGGCAGGAATTTGCCGGGCATTGTTTCTTGATCCTTTTATTTTACTCATGGATGAACCCTTTGGTTCTTTAGATCCTTCCACCCGATTTGATATACACGAGGAGTTTCTCCGTTTACAAAATACCGCTCCACGCACCGTGCTCATGGTTACTCATGATATGCGTGAAGCAAAAAAACTTGCTGATCGAATTCTTGTAATCCACGCCGGAACCATTCAACAATTTGGTCCTGCATCAGAAATCTTTGATCATCCCGCTACAAGTGTTGTCGAAGAACTTATCACAGAATCAGAGCTATGA
- a CDS encoding glycosyltransferase family 4 protein, with the protein MLHQHFKTPQGGGAIRSYFLAKALIKKGHRVVVITSFSGEGYKVEMMEGIEVHYLPIPYDNRFTFYARSRSFIQFTTAASRLATKFKDFDYCYAISVPLTVGLIARWIKLRFGIPYFFEVGDLWPDAPIQLGFIRNSFLKSSLYSLEKSIYRNAKAVIALSPAIQSSIEKKVTDVNVHIIPNMADCEFFIPEKKNPDLENQFGVAGKFVVSYIGALGVANGLDYLLECANASRKSNSKIHFIICGDGAMLEDLKLNAQRLNLNNLSFIGFANRDRVKEIMNVTDAIFVCYKNVPILETGSPNKFFDGLAAGKLIIINFGGWIRKEIEENRCGVFVDPAHPTDFTKKISPFVSDPKLQEQYQSASRELGERKYSRKRLSVIFTDLFS; encoded by the coding sequence ATGCTCCACCAACATTTTAAAACGCCTCAGGGTGGTGGTGCCATTCGTTCATATTTTCTGGCAAAAGCACTGATTAAAAAGGGCCATAGAGTGGTTGTGATAACATCATTTAGTGGAGAAGGATACAAGGTAGAAATGATGGAGGGCATTGAAGTACATTATCTGCCCATACCTTACGATAATCGGTTTACATTCTATGCAAGAAGCCGGTCATTTATTCAGTTTACTACTGCCGCTTCAAGACTTGCTACGAAGTTTAAGGATTTTGATTATTGCTATGCGATTTCTGTTCCGCTGACAGTTGGATTGATAGCGCGTTGGATCAAGCTAAGATTTGGTATACCTTATTTTTTTGAAGTGGGTGATCTTTGGCCGGATGCCCCTATTCAATTGGGATTTATTAGAAACTCTTTTCTGAAGAGCTCCTTGTATTCCCTTGAAAAATCAATTTACAGAAATGCAAAAGCAGTGATTGCGCTTTCACCTGCTATCCAGTCTTCTATTGAAAAGAAAGTGACAGATGTGAACGTTCACATTATTCCAAATATGGCTGATTGTGAATTTTTTATACCAGAAAAGAAAAACCCTGATCTGGAAAATCAATTTGGCGTTGCCGGAAAGTTTGTTGTTTCATACATCGGCGCACTGGGCGTAGCCAATGGTCTGGATTATCTTCTGGAGTGTGCAAATGCCTCAAGAAAATCAAATTCCAAAATTCATTTTATAATATGTGGTGATGGTGCCATGCTGGAAGATCTAAAGCTCAACGCACAGAGATTAAATTTGAATAATCTTTCCTTCATAGGATTTGCAAACAGAGATCGGGTGAAGGAAATAATGAATGTGACGGATGCAATTTTTGTTTGCTATAAGAATGTTCCAATCCTCGAAACAGGATCGCCTAATAAATTTTTTGATGGATTAGCAGCAGGTAAATTGATCATCATCAATTTTGGAGGGTGGATAAGAAAAGAAATTGAAGAAAATCGGTGCGGAGTTTTTGTCGATCCTGCTCATCCTACCGACTTTACAAAGAAAATCTCCCCATTCGTTTCTGATCCTAAATTACAGGAGCAGTATCAATCGGCATCAAGAGAACTCGGCGAAAGAAAGTATTCAAGAAAAAGACTTAGCGTAATCTTTACGGATTTATTTTCATGA
- a CDS encoding WYL domain-containing protein has product MTDHEKNLIAVICPAIQSKQLIRFWYLNSTNGIRDWRTVEPHIIGCFPRKHIQLSAWYLPTKEQGMVGHTENWRTYLLKNISDIQILDQKFELVRPDFDSTGGGMKEIFCVINKDRQAFMKINP; this is encoded by the coding sequence ATGACTGATCACGAGAAAAATCTTATCGCCGTAATTTGTCCTGCTATCCAATCCAAGCAGTTAATTCGTTTTTGGTATTTGAACAGCACCAATGGAATTCGGGATTGGAGGACTGTAGAACCTCACATCATTGGGTGCTTCCCCAGAAAACACATTCAGCTTTCAGCATGGTATCTGCCAACGAAAGAACAGGGAATGGTGGGCCACACCGAGAACTGGAGAACATATCTGTTGAAGAACATTTCAGATATCCAGATACTGGATCAAAAGTTTGAATTAGTGCGTCCTGACTTCGATAGTACTGGTGGTGGAATGAAAGAAATTTTCTGCGTGATCAATAAAGACAGGCAGGCTTTCATGAAAATAAATCCGTAA